The window ACGTACCTGCAGTGCGATCCGTGAGCGCCCACTGCGTGTTCTTCGCCATCACCGCCGCCGTGACCTTGGCGACGTCAATACTGCCAGTCCTTGCCGTCGTCCCCACCGGCTTCTCCTTTGCCGTGCCAGTCCTCTTGCCAGGGGTTTTTTCTGCGCCCCCTTTGGCCGCGTCCGCCCCATCCCCCTCCTTCTGCGCCCACTCGTCGTCCCGCTTTGGCGCAGTCCAATCGGCCGTGCCTTGGGGGGCCGCCGCAGCGGGCGGTGGCGCAGGCTGAGGCGCAGTCGGCGCGGCAGCGGCGGCAGGATTGGTGTACGGCGGATTCCACCCCTGCGCGTACGCCGCGCGCGGCGGATACGGATAAGACGGATACGATGGCGCGAAGAAGCTGGGCATCCAGAAGCCGAGCGTGTTGGCAAAACCGAGCGACGCATAGAACGGGTTCATCGAACCGAAGCCATAGCCGCTAAAACCGTAGCCGCCGGCTCCGTACCCGCCCCCGAAGGCCCCAACCCCGGCCCACAACGGCGTCGCAGTAATGGCGCTGGTATACGGGGACCAACCCCCGCCGCCCCACGGACTCACGCCCCCACCCCATGGATCTCCAAAGCCGATCATCGGCACACCTCTCCCTATAAGTACTATCGACCGCCACTACCCACAAGTTGCGTCTCCGCCATTTCATTGGTTGACGACGCCTCGGTTCTTTGCGATATCAAGTCACGCCAGGGGGAGAACAGAGGCGGGCGATGACTCAGCAGGACCACGACGACGTCAAGCGGTATCTCGGTGTACTGGCCGAAGACTTTACCAGCAAATTGCAGCTCTTCGCCGAGGGTCTGACGGCCCAGATTGAGGCGCTCGCCCGGCGTCAGCACGAGCAATACCAGGAACTCAAGGCCGACATCCGGATGCTGGAGGCGGCCATTCAGCGGAACAGCCAGGATATTCAAGCGCTGCGGACGGGACTCGCGGAGCTCCGAGCCGAGATGACCCAGATGGAGCAACGCCTGACGGCGCAGATCGAGCGCATTCACGAGCGCCTCGATGACCACGACACGGCAATCGCCGAGTTGCGCGACGGATCCCGGTAACCAAGCAACAGCGGCGGCATGGCGTAGATTCTCGCTTGACATGTGTCATCTCTCATTTAAGATGACACATATGACCAAAACACAGATCTATCTGCCGACCGCCGAGTTGGCTCAGTTGCATCGGCTGGCGAAACAGGCTGGTCGCAGCTTGGCCGATCTGATCCGGGAGGCCATCCGCAAGACGTGGCTGCCGCAGCGCACGGCCGACACCGGACCCGTTGCGCTCTGGCCGGGGGCTGCGAAGCGATCGTCGAACGACCACGACAGCATCTACGATGAGCGACCCTAATGCGCCGGCCCACGCCTTATTTCATCGACACGAGCGCCTGGTTGGCGCTGGCGATCGTCGGCGACCCCTATCATGACCGCGCGTGCGCCGCGTGGCAGACGTTGGTCACCGAAGGAAGTAAGGCCTTCACCTCGGTCCCTGTGATCATCGAAACATTTACGTTTCTGGATCGCAACACCACACGGCAAACGGCATTGCAGTGGCAGGCGGCGCTGGGCCACGTGCGCCGCCTCCGGATCTTGGAATGTTCGCTCGCCAACATGGACCGAGCGTGGTCCTGGTTCCTGCGCAAAGAACTGCACAAACTGAGCGCCGTCGACGCCACCAGCTTTACGCTGATGCAGCAACAACGAATTGCCCGGGCCTTCGCCTTCGACGTCCATTTCGCGATGGGCGGCTTCACGTTAGTGGAGGCGTGAACGGAGGCGTCGCTACGGAAGCGGCGGATTGAGCAGTGGGAAAGCTCCAACGGGTATTTGCGACTTGCGGGTCCGAATGCCGATGCGCTAAAGTCGGGCCATGGGCGTCCAGATTCATCCAGATGCCAAAGACCGGATGCACGAACGGGGTGCTACCGCAGAAGAAATCGAGGAGACAGTCCAAGGTGGCGGGCCCTTGGCGGCAAAGTGAGGCTTATGAAACTGACCTACGACCCGCGCTATAATGTTGCGTATATCTGCCTGAAAGAAAAGACGGAACAGGTCGAAACGTTGCAAATCAGCGATGATCTCCCCATTGATATCGCCCCCGATGGTTCCGTGTATGGTTTCGAGCTGCTCAATGCGCGACAACAGCTCCACGCGGACAACGGCGGCAAGCTGACGATCATTAATGAAGAACACGGCAACACCACGGAAATTGCGCTCACCCCGTAGTAGAACACCTTTCCGCCTACACCGGTTCGGTCGGTGCTTCGCCTTCGATATCCATTTTGCGTGTGAGCCGGATTCACATTAGTGGACGCGTAACGCCATGGCGGCGCAGGCTGCGGCGCGCGGGGCGGCGGGCGGGATGTTCTTTCTTTCATCCTTTGTTACGGCGACGTGAGGAGAGGGGCTGACTTTCTTCATACAACGTATCCGGACACAAATCTTGCCCTCCTGGCCATTGGATGCTCCCCAACACCGCTTGAACCGCAGTAAACTGCTTCGGATCTTTCAACACTTGAAAGACGCCATACCGCAAATAAGGGCGCATATCGAAAATACGCTCCTCACCGTTCACAAATTGCAACCGAAGCTGATAGTTGCGTTCCGGAAACACTTTGCGAACTCTTGGGTGCATATATTATTTGAGCGGATCAATTTTAAAGACTTGCTGCCCCCGGACGGCCAGCTCCCAATCGGCCAGCAATTCATCCCGATGGATTTCCATCCAGGCCTCCACTAATCTTCGTTTTCCAATCGGCAATTTCCCTTCCAATAATTTCCCTAATTTAATATCGAACACTGCCTCCGCGTCTTGATATTTCACATGGATATGCGGCTTTTTGTGCCGTTTCCGATCCATGAAAAACAGCATAACAATGATGCCATAAAAAACCGATATGACAGGCATTGTCTCTCCTTTGCGAACGATTTTTCACACAACACAAGAGCCCTTAGCAATAACCATCGCAGTCGTCCAGTACCAGCAGGCTATGTGGAGGCGTGACGACGTTCAGGCGTATGAGCGACACGCGTCGCGGCGTGCTCATGGGTTCTACGGAGTGGCTTCCGGCAGTTGGTTGCCAAAAGTCGCCCAGAAGCCTAATGCTGTAGCCTCAATAACGAGTTGACCGGCGGTCGTTTTGAAAGCATCCGCTTCTACCGCCGTAAGACTCCGCAATTTCCTGAACGTGAGCAAAAAACCGCCGTTGGGTTGCAGCGTCGGGACAATCTTCACCTTGCCTTTCCACTTCGCATTGGCCGCGCGAATCTTCGCGACATATTTCGGATACGCCCGACGCTGCGCTTCCGTCCATTTGAGTTGCGCGAAGTGATCGACGCGAGGCCTTGCGGCAGCGGGCGGTGGCGCAGCGGGTTCCTCTTTCTTCGGCTCTTCTTTCTTCTCCGGCTCCTGGGCCTTTTCCCCGTCAGGTTTCTCGCCGTCGGTGGCGCCACCGGCCGCGGCCGGTGGAGGGGGTGGCGCAGCGGCGGCGGGCGGTGCCGTCGGCTGGGGCGGCGGAGGCGGCGGCCCATAGGGCGATTGGCCGAAATACGCGGGGAATCCGGGCGGGCGGCCACCGGGCATCCGGCCGATCGAGCTCGCCAACGCGAACGACGCGGCGAAAATATTCCCGCTCGGGATGCCGATCCCCATGAAGCCGCTGACACCGATCGCAGCGGGGGTGACGTCGAAGTTCAGGTTGCCGGCAGCAGCGCCGAGGCCTCCGAACACGCTGCTCCCGCCGAAGACCCAGCTCGGATCCGACACCCGATTGAACACGCTCTCGATCCCCATGGCCTACCTCCCCACTTTGTCTTCCTTATGGTACCGCTTCACTAACGCCTGCCAGGCCGTCCCTTCCACTTCGCCGTCTTGCTTGAGCGCGGCAAACAGCTCCGTCAGCCGCCGCGCGACGACGTCGAGGCCCTTGCTGGTGTCGATATTCACTTTCTTGCCCACTTTCTTTACCGGCATCGCGGCATTCAGCAGTTTATTGATATCGTCTTTGTCGACCCTCTTCTCCGTAATCCCCAACGCCTCCATGATTGCGCTGGCCGCGCGGATCATCCGTTCGCGTGCCGGATTGATCTTCTCTTTCGCCTCCGTCGCCGCTTTTTCCAATTGCTCCAACAACCGTCGCCTTTCGCGCGGCGTCTTGAGCGTGGCAAAGACGGTCTCGACCAACGCGTCGGCTTCGCCCGGTTTATTGTAACCGGCGGCTTGAAGCTTTTGCACGACTTCCGCTTTGGGCAGCGCCGCTTCTTGTTTCACGCCGAGTCGTTTCGCCTCGGCCAGCGCCAGCGCGTAGAGTTTGCGGATCATCTTCGGGGCATCGGCGCCCCACTGTTTGCCGAGCATCTTCAGCATCGCGTCGAGATACGGCTCCGGTTTATTGGCATCGTCGCCGTGCGGGGCCCACGCGCTGCCGAGTAGCGACTGGACGGCTTTAACGAAGTCGGCATTCGGCGTCGTCTCGCCCGGCGCAATCAGATTGAGCAACATTTTTTTCGGATCGTTGCCGACGTCTTTGTCGGCATCCAGAAACGCCGCGCGGCGCTCATCGGCGTTGGTCCCGCGCATCCAATTGGCCACGCCATCGGCCAGACTGCGGAGCACGCCTTCGCGACCGGCCAGGTCTTTATTCCCGGCCTCGCCCTTGGCGATCTCATCCTGCACCGGTTTCGGATAGACCCCAGCCGTGCCCGGTTTCGACGGATCATCGGCTTTTTCTTGCGCCGCCTTAAAGTAGACTTCGGCCCGCTCCGCTAACGGCGGCACCGCAGCCGGTGCGCCCGTGGGAGCTCCCGCCTGATTCGCTTGACGGGCGGTCGTTTGCGGCGGCGGGCCATAGCGTCGCTCCATCGTGATGTTGGTCCAGCCGTTGAAGATGTTGATGAGTGGCACCGCTGCGCCGGCCACGGCGGTCGTGAATCCGGGCGGGGTGTCGGGGTCGAATCCGAGCGGCGCGACGCCGAAGATGCTGCCGCGCGCTGCGGGGTTGCGCCAATAGGGGCCGAACGTCGGTTGTTGGTCGAAATAGAGACCGGCGCCCGCGAGCCACGTCGACGGCGCGGTACTGCCCGATTGAAAACTCGGTGCACCAAACTCAAACGACGCCGGTGCCGCTCCGGCACCGCTCGCTCCCCAAGGATCTGCCAGACCGGGAAGGCCAGGCAGACCATAATTCGTCAGTGGAAAGAGACCAACGGTCACAACACTGCTCCGTTCCGTTCATTTTGCACTTTGCACTTTGCACTTTGCATTTTGCCTTATCCTCTCAACTACCCCCACGGATCTCCCCTTTTTGGTAGAGTCCGCGGCCGATCAAATAATCGCGGCGAATCTGGTCTTTCATCGCGTCGCCATCGGCATCCGCCGTGGTCAGGATCCGCTCGCCGAGCGGCATTTGGCGGAATTTCTCGCCTAAGTAATCCGCCGTCCGTTGGGCCAAGTCATGCAACGATTGAGTAATGCGACCGAGTTCACGCGATGCGGAACTGGCTTGGCGCCATTCCGTAGCCCCTTTGCCCGGATTGTAGACATGCGCAGCTAATGGATAGGGATCGACCGATTCCGGCAGCGGTTGCTCCAACGAGCCGACGGCGCCGTCTAATGCGGCATCCACGCCGCCGTCCCGCTCATCGATCGGAGATCCACTGCCGGCGCCTGTTTCCTCCGTGCTCGTCCCAGCCGCGCGACCGGCGCTGCTCCCCGCGACGGCACTCGGCTCTTTGATTCGCGCGGGGCGTTCGCTCCGCGTCGGTGCCACGCCGGGGGCACGGAGCGTCGCTTCCGGCGCCGCACCGGCGAGCGTCGCCATCGCCGCTGTAGGGCTGGGCCGCTTCGCGGCCTTGGCCGCATCGGCGTGGGCGCCGGTGACGGTCGGTTCGGCAGTCGTGCGGGAATCATGGTCAGTCTCAGGTTGAGCCGTCCCGTCGGCCAGAGGGGTGTCAACCCCGGCGGCGACGGGCTCGTGCAATGCAATCGCTTCGCCGGCGCGCGCCGTATCGGCACGACTGCGCGGCGTTGGAATGCCGGTCGGCACGCGACTCGTGGGCACGGCAGTCGGTGGGCGATGGCCGAGGGCCGCCGTCACGCCGGCACGCGTCGTGCGCACAGCCGCATCGGGCGTCGCGGCAGTTGAGGCCGTGCCGACAGGAGCGTTCCCTCTTGGCGCATTGGCCGTTGTAGCACTACGGTCGGCGGACGCGGGCGTGCGGGTCGATGGTTGCCGCGCGCTGAGGCGCTGCAGTCCACGATCGGCCCGCGGCGCGGCGACGACTTGAAATCCGGATCGATTGCTCGAGTGTGGTTCGGCCGCAGTCCCCGGCGCTTCACCCTCCGGCCGAGCTTGTGGAGTCCCATCGGGCGCGGTCGGTTGAGTCGTCGGCTTCGCAACAGCGCCATGCGGTTGCGCGGCCACGGCCAGTTCTTGGCCACGCAATTGCTCGCCGCGCCGGTCCACTTGGCGCGCCTCACCCTGCGCGATCGCTTGGCGCTGGACTTGGACTTGTTCCCGCCCGCGCGCCCCCTGCTGGCGGATCCGTTTGGCGCTCCCCTCCGGCGCGGTGTTGGCCTTCCAATCGCCGACACCGGGCGCGGCCTCGCCGAGCGGTTGCGTGACGCCTGCTGGTGTCTCACCGACATTGGCTGCGGACATGAGTCCTCATTCCCTTTCGCCCCCTCTGCGGGGCCCTTCGCTAACCCATTTAAATCGCTGCAATTCCTTCATTGGCTGTTGGCTCGTCTCCCCACTCCCATCTCTTACCGAGCAAGCCATATGCCAGCATGGGGTGGGGCCCGGAAGAGACACGTCATATCGCGGGTATCGGCAGACCGAGTGGGTCAAGTTGTGCAGAAGTTGGATACCGCCTAGCGGAACGGGTTTGTCACTTTCAGACGCGGGAAGCGTCGGAAGTCATCGTCGGCAGTGAGGATCTCGTCCACCCCGTGCTCGAGCAGCAGCGCCGCGATGTGGGCGTCATGAACAATATTGCCCTGTACATTTACCGCGAGGGCGAGGGAATCGAGGACACCGAAATGACGGTCGGTCTCGGTCAACACCATCAGGCTCGGGGCCAACAGCAAGTGCTTGATATCCGCCAACGCCGAGGACATGGGCGTTGGAGGATGAAACACCTTCGGATGCGTCACGACGCGGAGGAACTCATACACACAAGGCCACGGCAAAGCCCACGGGGCATCGCCCTCTGCATAGCGTGCCAATAATCGCTTTGCTTGACGGTGATGTGCCGTTTCTTCGCGCCTGGCATAGACGAGAATGTTCGTATCGAAGGCGACGGTCACCGCCCCTCCATCAGATTAAATAACGCGTCCCGATCATCCAGATTCACGCCCGGCAGGACTTTGCCGCGCTCCGTGGTCCAGCGCAATTGATATCGTATGCGCGCCTTCGTCGGGAGCAACGCGCGCCGCAACAACGCAGAAACAAATTCGCGCAATGTCGCGCCCTGCTGCGCTGCTCGCAGTTTCAGCATCCGGAAGAGGTCGTCGTCGATCACTAATGTGGTTCGTGCCATATGCATAAGCATATGAATAACGCATATTGCTGTCAAGGCTGAGGGCGATCGCAGCGGCTTACCGGAATGGCGCCAGCACCGCGCGGTGCTCGCGGCAGCCGATGCAGGCGCGGTCGGCGGCGGACGCGGCGTGTTTGGTAGCGAGTGTGCGGATCCGCAACGCCGATTGGGAGAGGAGTTCGGTGGAGAGCTCGCCGCTCTCCACGGCCGCGTTGACACGCAGCATCGCACGTTGCGTAACTTCAGGACTGCTGCAGATCAAGTTCAAGTCGCATCCGGCGGCCAACGCACGTACTGCGGCCTCTTCCGGAGGACAGCATTGTTTGATCGCGCCCATCTCGAGGTCATCGGTAACGATCACGCCTTTGAAGCCGAGTTCTTCCCGTAACAGGCCGGTGATCGCACGCTTCGAAAGTGTGACAGGGGCCGTGGCGTCGATCACGCCGTACAAGACATGCGCAGTCATCAACAGTGGCACGCCTTGTTGGATCGCCGCGGCAAACGGCGCGAGTTCCATCCAGCGCAAACGATCCCAGGTGTGCGGCAGGATCGGCATCGTTTTGTGGGAATCTTCCGGCGTATCGCCATGGCCAGGAAAGTGTTTGCCGCACGGGATCACGCCGCCTTCGAGCAAACCGCGGATCAGCTCGCCGCTGCAGCGCGTGACCAAATCGCGATTCCCCGCAAACGCCCGATCGCCGATAATCGGATTGTCGGGATTCGTGTTGATGTCGAGCACTGGAGCGAAGTTCACGTTCAGACCGGCGGCCGCCAGTTCACGGCCCATCAGCCGTCCGACGTCGTATGCCAAATGCAACTGCGGGTCGGCGTGCATCGCGGCGCCAATCCGCGCCATCGGGGGAATTTGGGTAAACGGCGGCGGCATTCGAAAGACACGACCGCCTTCGTGGTCGACGGCCAGCAACAGCGGACGGCCGGCGGCTTGCCGTAAACGGGTCGTCAGCCCGATCAGTTGATCGAGCGACTGAATGTTGCGACGAAACAGGATGACGCCGGCGAGTTCTTCTTGCTGCAACAACTGCTCGAGGGCAGGCGACACGTCGGTCCCTTGGAAGCCGGTCATGAACAGTTGTCCGATCTTGAAAGTCATAGCAGTTGATTATTTTCCCTCAGACTCCTCCTCATGGACTTCGTCATCACTATGCCCACCACGATGGGGTACGCCCCCTCCCCGTGGCCCGATCTCATACCCATGCGCGCGGGCCCATGCAACCATTTGCTCCGACCAAGCGAAAAAGTTTTCGATCGTGGCGTTCAGGGACGCGGCGGATGCGTCCAAGTTCGCGGACGCGTCTCGCAGTTGTCGATAGATCGTTTCGAGCTGTGCAATCAGTTGATCGAGGATCTGGAGTCCGGTCGCGCGCTCTGCCTCCAACGCGGCCGATTGAAAATGTTGCGCCACTTTTTCGCGCCACTGCCGCGCCTGCTGCACCATATCTTCGACGGCTGCCGGACTGAGTTCGCCCGCTAACCGCGAGACCAGTTGCGCCACACCGTTATGGAATTCGATATAAAACGTCACGTCGCGATCGATCGCGACGAGATCGATGCGCCCACCCCGCCACGCCTGCGTGCCGATCGCCGCGCCGATCGTGGCCAGCGCCACTGTGGCACAGGCGATGCGCAGCCAGCGCGCAGCCGCACCGGGTCTGATGATCAGACCGAGCAATGCGCCCGTGACTAAGCCACCTAAATGGCCCATGTTGTCGATGCGCGGATTAATCAGTCCGAAGAGAAGGTTATAGCCGATAAACGGCAGCATCCCTTGCACCAACGAACGCCGTGCCAACTCCGGCAAACGCGCATGCTTGACCAATCCGACGACTAACAGAAAACCTCCGAGGCCGAAGACGGCGCCCGAGGCCCCGGCCGAAACCGCGCGACCGTTCAGCAACGCGCTCGCGACGGTCCCACCGATACCGCTCAGCAAGAACACGAGCAGATAGCGTTCCCAGCCGAGCAGCGTCTCGCAGAGCGCGCCTAACTGCAGCAATGCATAGCCGTTGAAGAGCAGATGCAACCATCCGATATGGAGGAAAATCGGCGTGACCAGCCGCCAATATTCACCGGCGCGGACTTGCGTCGGTGCCAGCGCACCGAAACGCAGCAAATTCGGAATGGATTCTGAGCCCCCGGTCAATTCCAGACCCAAGAAGGCTGCCGCAATGAGGATCAGGATGGCGATGCTGGCGGGACAGCGGCGGGTCGTCATTAGAGACCAATCGGATGCCACGCGGTTTTCATCTCGGTGGCCTCGGTGATCCAATAGGGACTTTGGGCGACACGGTCGTCCCACCACGCGCGGTCATTGGGGGTCTCGCGGATCAGGATCCGCTTCACAGTAAACGCGGCCTCTTGTTGCAACAACTGGATCGTCGCCGCATCCTGTCCCGAATAGTCGATCGCGTTGATGTCCATGTGTTTCGCCAATACGGGAATAAATTCCGACTTAGAACCGGTCAGGATATTGACGACGCCGGCCGGGACATCCGACGTGGCCAGCACTTCGGCGAAGCTGATCGCGGTGCACG is drawn from Deltaproteobacteria bacterium and contains these coding sequences:
- a CDS encoding PIN domain-containing protein, encoding MTVAFDTNILVYARREETAHHRQAKRLLARYAEGDAPWALPWPCVYEFLRVVTHPKVFHPPTPMSSALADIKHLLLAPSLMVLTETDRHFGVLDSLALAVNVQGNIVHDAHIAALLLEHGVDEILTADDDFRRFPRLKVTNPFR
- a CDS encoding DUF2283 domain-containing protein; this translates as MKLTYDPRYNVAYICLKEKTEQVETLQISDDLPIDIAPDGSVYGFELLNARQQLHADNGGKLTIINEEHGNTTEIALTP
- a CDS encoding DUF2191 domain-containing protein, which encodes MARTTLVIDDDLFRMLKLRAAQQGATLREFVSALLRRALLPTKARIRYQLRWTTERGKVLPGVNLDDRDALFNLMEGR
- a CDS encoding PIN domain-containing protein, whose amino-acid sequence is MRRPTPYFIDTSAWLALAIVGDPYHDRACAAWQTLVTEGSKAFTSVPVIIETFTFLDRNTTRQTALQWQAALGHVRRLRILECSLANMDRAWSWFLRKELHKLSAVDATSFTLMQQQRIARAFAFDVHFAMGGFTLVEA
- a CDS encoding CopG family transcriptional regulator, whose amino-acid sequence is MTKTQIYLPTAELAQLHRLAKQAGRSLADLIREAIRKTWLPQRTADTGPVALWPGAAKRSSNDHDSIYDERP
- a CDS encoding DUF2442 domain-containing protein; the encoded protein is MHPRVRKVFPERNYQLRLQFVNGEERIFDMRPYLRYGVFQVLKDPKQFTAVQAVLGSIQWPGGQDLCPDTLYEESQPLSSRRRNKG
- a CDS encoding rhomboid family intramembrane serine protease produces the protein MASDWSLMTTRRCPASIAILILIAAAFLGLELTGGSESIPNLLRFGALAPTQVRAGEYWRLVTPIFLHIGWLHLLFNGYALLQLGALCETLLGWERYLLVFLLSGIGGTVASALLNGRAVSAGASGAVFGLGGFLLVVGLVKHARLPELARRSLVQGMLPFIGYNLLFGLINPRIDNMGHLGGLVTGALLGLIIRPGAAARWLRIACATVALATIGAAIGTQAWRGGRIDLVAIDRDVTFYIEFHNGVAQLVSRLAGELSPAAVEDMVQQARQWREKVAQHFQSAALEAERATGLQILDQLIAQLETIYRQLRDASANLDASAASLNATIENFFAWSEQMVAWARAHGYEIGPRGGGVPHRGGHSDDEVHEEESEGK
- the nagZ gene encoding beta-N-acetylhexosaminidase, with translation MTFKIGQLFMTGFQGTDVSPALEQLLQQEELAGVILFRRNIQSLDQLIGLTTRLRQAAGRPLLLAVDHEGGRVFRMPPPFTQIPPMARIGAAMHADPQLHLAYDVGRLMGRELAAAGLNVNFAPVLDINTNPDNPIIGDRAFAGNRDLVTRCSGELIRGLLEGGVIPCGKHFPGHGDTPEDSHKTMPILPHTWDRLRWMELAPFAAAIQQGVPLLMTAHVLYGVIDATAPVTLSKRAITGLLREELGFKGVIVTDDLEMGAIKQCCPPEEAAVRALAAGCDLNLICSSPEVTQRAMLRVNAAVESGELSTELLSQSALRIRTLATKHAASAADRACIGCREHRAVLAPFR
- a CDS encoding DUF4160 domain-containing protein; the protein is MPVISVFYGIIVMLFFMDRKRHKKPHIHVKYQDAEAVFDIKLGKLLEGKLPIGKRRLVEAWMEIHRDELLADWELAVRGQQVFKIDPLK